A portion of the Malania oleifera isolate guangnan ecotype guangnan chromosome 3, ASM2987363v1, whole genome shotgun sequence genome contains these proteins:
- the LOC131152092 gene encoding uncharacterized protein LOC131152092, translating into MRAPSLLAQCLPGLVPHDRGNHSMSTISERDMHLCSPAVEILPSKVAPPYKYAGDNVDLQSLNVLKGRVSVSDIIGFTGSEMISAKPDGYLKSWDSSIDLVNLLKHEIRDGQLSFRGKRVLELSCSYGLSGIFACLKGACAVHFQDLNAETIRCTTIPNVLANLEQARDRQSRQPESPLTPSRQALAPAVHFYAGDWEELPTVLSVVRSDGFEVTGMSQSFSEEDFMDVASSQDGSILGQECSSRRSRKLSGSRAWERASEADSGGGYDVILMTEIPYSVTSLKKLYGLIKKCLKPPYGVLYLATKKNYVGFNCGARHLRSLVEEEGIFGAHLVKEMADREIWKFFLK; encoded by the exons ATGCGGGCACCATCGCTGCTTGCACAGTGCTTGCCTGGTTTGGTACCTCATGACCGAGGAAATCACAGCATGTCCACCATTTCTGAGAGAGATATGCATCTATGTTCTCCTGCTGTGGAGATTCTTCCTTCAAAG GTGGCTCCCCCTTACAAGTATGCTGGGGATAATGTAGACTTGCAGAGTCTCAATGTATTAAAG GGAAGAGTCAGTGTTTCCGATATTATTGGGTTTACTGGTTCCGAAATGATATCTGCAAAACCTGATG GGTATTTGAAATCTTGGGACAGTTCTATTGATCTTGTTAATCTCCTGAAGCATGAGATTCGTGATGGACAGCTGAGCTTCAGAGGCAAAAGAGTACTAGAG CTTAGTTGCAGCTATGGGCTATCAGGAATTTTCGCTTGCCTGAAG GGAGCATGCGCAGTTCATTTTCAAGACCTCAATGCTGAAACCATAAGGTGCACTACCATACCAAATGTCCTGGCCAATCTTGAACAGGCTCGGGACCGGCAGAGCCGACAGCCAGAAAGCCCCCTTACTCCATCAAGACAAGCCCTAGCCCCAGCAGTGCATTTTTATGCTGGGGACTGGGAAGAACTCCCAACAGTTCTGTCTGTCGTGAGAAGTGATGGTTTTGAAGTGACAGGGATGAGTCAGAGCTTCTCTGAGGAAGATTTTATGGATGTAGCTAGCAGCCAAGATGGCAGCATCTTAGGGCAGGAATGTTCCTCAAGGCGATCAAGGAAGCTATCGGGAAGCCGGGCTTGGGAGAGGGCTAGTGAGGCAGATTCGGGAGGAGGGTATGATGTGATTTTGATGACAGAAATACCCTACTCCGTAACTTCTTTGAAGAAGCTATATGGTCTAATAAAAAAG TGTTTGAAGCCTCCCTATGGAGTATTATACCTGGCAACAAAGAAGAACTATGTTGGTTTCAACTGTGGGGCAAGACACCTAAGAAGTCTTGTTGAGGAAGAAGGCATTTTTGGAGCCCATTTAGTGAAGGAAATGGCTGACAGAGAGATTTGGAAGTTCTTCCTCAAATGA